A region from the Catellatospora sp. TT07R-123 genome encodes:
- a CDS encoding lytic polysaccharide monooxygenase, whose amino-acid sequence MSAIAATRGRLIISSLVVALTSILLITTALAKVADAHGNVVDPASRNYGCWQRWGSDFQNPQMATLDPMCWQAWQANPNTMWNWNSLFREGVAGNHQAAIPDGQLCSAGRTQNGFYASLDTVGDWKAQNISNNFRIKLFDGALHGADYIWVYATKQGFNPVTQPLKWSDLELVGQIGNTPASQWTAESGGGVSILVNGNAPGRTGRHMLYTIWQASHLDQSYYFCSDVNFGGTSSPSPSVSPSRSASPSPSPSASRSPSPSPSASPSSSPLPGGCSASYTLTNQWPGGFQGEVKVTAGSAAITKWTVTVSFTNGQSITQVWNATAATLGTSITAKNVSYNGSLAAGASTAFGFLGNAPSGGNAVPTMTCSPV is encoded by the coding sequence ATGTCCGCAATCGCCGCCACGCGCGGCAGACTGATCATCTCGTCGCTGGTCGTGGCGTTGACCTCGATCCTGCTGATCACCACGGCCCTGGCCAAGGTCGCCGACGCCCACGGGAACGTGGTCGACCCGGCCTCGCGCAACTACGGCTGCTGGCAGCGCTGGGGCAGCGACTTCCAGAACCCGCAGATGGCCACCCTCGACCCCATGTGCTGGCAGGCCTGGCAGGCCAACCCGAACACCATGTGGAACTGGAACTCCCTGTTCCGTGAGGGTGTCGCGGGCAACCACCAGGCCGCCATCCCCGACGGCCAGCTGTGCAGCGCCGGGCGCACCCAGAACGGCTTCTACGCCTCACTGGACACGGTCGGCGACTGGAAGGCCCAGAACATCAGCAACAACTTCCGGATCAAGCTGTTCGACGGCGCCCTGCACGGCGCCGACTACATCTGGGTCTACGCGACCAAGCAGGGGTTCAACCCGGTCACCCAGCCGCTGAAGTGGAGCGACCTGGAGCTGGTCGGCCAGATCGGCAACACCCCGGCCTCGCAGTGGACCGCCGAGAGCGGCGGCGGCGTGTCGATCCTGGTCAACGGCAACGCCCCGGGCCGCACCGGCCGCCACATGCTGTACACGATCTGGCAGGCCAGCCACCTGGACCAGTCGTACTACTTCTGCAGCGACGTGAACTTCGGCGGCACCAGCAGCCCGTCGCCGTCGGTGTCGCCGTCGCGGTCGGCCTCGCCTTCCCCGTCCCCGTCGGCCTCGCGCTCGCCCAGCCCGTCGCCGTCGGCGTCCCCGTCGTCCTCCCCGCTGCCCGGCGGCTGCTCGGCGTCGTACACGCTGACCAACCAGTGGCCGGGCGGGTTCCAGGGCGAGGTCAAGGTGACGGCGGGTTCGGCCGCGATCACGAAGTGGACGGTCACCGTCAGCTTCACCAACGGGCAGTCGATCACGCAGGTCTGGAACGCGACCGCGGCCACCCTGGGGACCTCGATCACCGCCAAGAACGTCTCCTACAACGGCAGTCTCGCGGCAGGGGCCAGTACGGCGTTCGGCTTCCTGGGCAACGCGCCCAGCGGCGGCAACGCCGTACCGACCATGACCTGCTCGCCGGTCTGA
- a CDS encoding aminoglycoside phosphotransferase family protein — MDQAAPLPFDPVPPTLPVVEQLGRIAEARPWLARLPELIEQARDRFGLTLSPPLHGGSCSWVAPARLPDGTRAIVKIAWPHPEMQGEAAALRHWHGSGAVRLLAHDPQHHVLLLERCEPGLPLGDSPAPAAERLRIGAELLNRLWEAEPPGGFDALDAVTAHWADLVDERMARLRPGYDPGLVAEGARLLRELPGTAGRRVLLHGDFNPGNVLSCGDGRWAAIDPKPMTGDPAYDPWPLLEQVDDPFARPDPARVLAARRDLLAEALALDPARIIAWAVARRVETALWLAHHGDVGGGAAVMGEARVLADL; from the coding sequence GTGGATCAAGCAGCACCGCTCCCGTTCGACCCGGTCCCGCCGACCCTGCCGGTCGTCGAGCAGTTGGGTCGCATCGCCGAGGCCCGCCCGTGGCTGGCCCGCCTGCCCGAACTGATCGAGCAGGCGCGCGACCGCTTCGGGCTCACCCTGTCCCCGCCGCTGCACGGCGGCAGTTGCAGCTGGGTTGCCCCGGCCCGGCTGCCCGACGGCACCCGCGCCATCGTCAAGATCGCCTGGCCGCACCCGGAGATGCAGGGCGAGGCCGCCGCCCTGCGGCACTGGCACGGCAGCGGCGCCGTACGGCTGCTGGCCCACGATCCGCAGCATCACGTCCTGCTCCTGGAACGCTGCGAACCCGGCCTGCCGCTGGGCGACTCCCCCGCGCCCGCCGCCGAACGCCTGCGCATCGGGGCGGAGCTGCTCAACCGGCTGTGGGAGGCCGAGCCACCCGGCGGGTTCGACGCCCTGGACGCGGTGACCGCGCACTGGGCCGACCTGGTGGACGAGCGCATGGCCCGCCTGCGGCCCGGCTACGACCCCGGCCTGGTCGCCGAGGGCGCGCGGCTGCTGCGCGAGCTCCCCGGCACCGCCGGACGCCGGGTGCTGCTGCACGGCGACTTCAACCCGGGCAACGTGCTGTCGTGCGGCGACGGCCGCTGGGCGGCGATCGACCCGAAGCCGATGACCGGCGACCCCGCCTACGACCCGTGGCCGCTGCTGGAGCAGGTCGACGACCCGTTCGCCCGGCCCGATCCGGCCCGGGTGCTGGCGGCGCGCCGCGATCTGCTGGCCGAGGCGCTGGCCCTGGACCCGGCCCGGATCATCGCCTGGGCGGTGGCGCGCCGGGTCGAGACCGCCCTGTGGCTGGCCCACCACGGCGACGTGGGCGGGGGCGCGGCGGTCATGGGCGAGGCCCGCGTCCTTGCCGACCTGTGA
- a CDS encoding MFS transporter encodes MRDIPRIVWILAVGRFVNAAGSFVFTFLFLYLTGPRALSLTQAGLISGALGVGLLAGNLTGGWFGDRYGHRRILLLASTVAGVVTLLVPWTPVALLAVSTAVLGYSGATAGTAQGALTALAVPTGDRRRAVAIGRAAFNAGCVIGPPLGALLAVEHFTALFVIDGLVLLAVRAATALLLRAEPAPAAPSARALPRLWPTLRTDRALLALLPAIVVMDVVYRQLYSTLPVYLRDHGRQLTLYATLIAVGSGLILLLEIPVTMLLRRRSAPAILGIGYALVGAGMAMFGLGTAAGTVIAAMVVLTAGEILYKTTATAHVLDRAPDGLTGRYQGLYTAAATSGTMLAAPLGAALYGLAPAALWPVCAVAAAGCGILAWRSGRAETPATAPVPQPLSPA; translated from the coding sequence GTGCGCGACATCCCCCGGATCGTGTGGATCCTCGCCGTCGGCCGTTTCGTCAACGCCGCCGGTTCCTTCGTCTTCACGTTCCTGTTCCTCTACCTGACCGGGCCGCGCGCCCTGTCGCTGACCCAGGCCGGGCTGATCAGCGGGGCGCTGGGCGTCGGCCTGCTGGCGGGCAACCTGACCGGCGGCTGGTTCGGCGACCGGTACGGCCACCGCCGCATCCTGCTGCTCGCCTCCACCGTCGCCGGGGTCGTCACGCTGCTCGTGCCGTGGACCCCGGTGGCGCTGCTCGCGGTGTCGACCGCGGTGCTCGGCTACAGCGGGGCCACCGCGGGAACCGCCCAGGGCGCGCTGACCGCGCTCGCGGTGCCGACCGGCGACCGCCGCCGGGCTGTCGCGATCGGGCGGGCGGCGTTCAACGCGGGCTGCGTCATCGGGCCGCCGCTGGGCGCGCTGCTGGCGGTCGAGCACTTCACCGCGCTGTTCGTCATCGACGGGCTGGTCCTGCTCGCCGTCCGCGCCGCGACCGCGCTGCTGCTGCGGGCCGAACCGGCCCCGGCCGCGCCGTCGGCGCGGGCGCTGCCCCGGTTGTGGCCCACGCTGCGTACCGACCGCGCGCTGCTGGCGCTGCTGCCCGCGATCGTGGTGATGGATGTCGTGTACCGGCAGCTGTACTCCACGCTGCCGGTGTACCTGCGCGACCACGGCCGGCAGCTCACCCTCTACGCCACCCTCATCGCGGTCGGGTCCGGGCTGATCCTGCTGCTGGAGATCCCGGTGACCATGCTGCTGCGGCGCCGGTCCGCCCCTGCCATCCTCGGCATTGGGTATGCCCTGGTCGGCGCCGGGATGGCGATGTTCGGCCTCGGCACGGCCGCGGGGACGGTCATCGCGGCGATGGTGGTGCTCACCGCGGGCGAGATCCTCTACAAGACCACCGCGACCGCCCACGTGCTCGACCGGGCGCCCGACGGGCTGACCGGCCGCTACCAGGGGCTCTACACCGCCGCCGCCACCAGCGGCACCATGCTCGCCGCCCCGCTGGGCGCCGCCCTGTACGGACTGGCCCCCGCGGCCCTGTGGCCGGTGTGCGCGGTGGCCGCCGCGGGCTGCGGCATCCTGGCCTGGCGTTCCGGCCGCGCCGAGACACCCGCGACCGCGCCGGTGCCGCAGCCGCTCAGCCCGGCGTAG
- a CDS encoding MFS transporter: protein MTISGPAGTRPPAPSVKRLTRLYCTLRACDEGVLFFPVYALLFADVGLSTAEITTLFLIWGGVAFALEVPSGAWADAFSRRRLLAFGALLRAAGFAVWWLWPTYYGFALGFVLWAVRSAASSGTKEALLYDELAAIGAADRYKAIASRAATLAMLAMLAATLLAAPVYALGQRFGAGYALIAIGSVLACLGSAVAALALPEQPKAERVGDGLRDYLAKLRGGLAEARGDRTVRRALVVAATVPALAAFDEYVPLLVRDLGVATAGVPLVLALMMAAMAGGSALAERWHASPVAIGATVAAVSALFALPIVLTGLLAARWLPASPLGGAAEPAVAETA, encoded by the coding sequence GTGACGATCTCGGGACCGGCCGGAACCCGCCCGCCCGCGCCCTCGGTGAAACGCCTGACCCGGCTCTACTGCACGCTGCGCGCCTGCGACGAGGGCGTGCTGTTCTTCCCGGTGTACGCCCTGCTGTTCGCCGACGTGGGATTGAGCACCGCCGAGATCACCACCCTGTTCCTGATCTGGGGCGGCGTGGCGTTCGCGCTGGAGGTCCCCTCGGGCGCCTGGGCCGACGCGTTCTCCCGCCGCAGGCTGCTCGCCTTCGGCGCGCTGCTGCGCGCGGCCGGGTTCGCCGTCTGGTGGCTGTGGCCGACCTACTACGGGTTCGCCCTCGGATTCGTGCTGTGGGCGGTCCGCAGCGCCGCCAGCTCCGGCACCAAGGAGGCGCTGCTCTACGACGAGCTGGCCGCGATCGGCGCCGCCGACCGGTACAAGGCGATCGCGTCGCGCGCCGCGACCCTGGCGATGCTGGCCATGCTCGCCGCCACCCTGCTGGCCGCCCCGGTGTACGCCCTCGGCCAGCGCTTCGGCGCCGGATACGCCCTCATCGCGATCGGCAGCGTCCTGGCCTGCCTGGGCAGCGCCGTCGCGGCACTGGCCCTGCCCGAGCAGCCCAAAGCCGAACGCGTCGGCGACGGGCTGCGCGACTACCTGGCGAAACTGCGCGGCGGACTCGCCGAGGCCCGCGGCGACCGCACGGTGCGCCGGGCGCTGGTGGTCGCGGCGACCGTCCCCGCGCTCGCCGCGTTCGACGAGTACGTGCCGCTGCTGGTCCGGGACCTCGGCGTCGCCACGGCCGGGGTGCCGCTGGTGCTGGCGCTGATGATGGCGGCGATGGCGGGCGGCAGCGCCCTGGCCGAACGCTGGCACGCGTCCCCGGTCGCGATCGGCGCGACGGTGGCGGCGGTCTCCGCGCTGTTCGCGCTCCCGATCGTGCTGACGGGGCTGCTGGCCGCCCGCTGGCTGCCCGCGTCGCCGCTGGGCGGCGCCGCCGAACCAGCTGTCGCCGAGACCGCCTGA
- a CDS encoding endo-1,4-beta-xylanase → MHPLSWKRLHAGLGMLVLAAALPAAVIALSPEPVRAADPVTVLTSDFEDGTAQSWAMRGTVEVVANSTAAAHGGSRSLLTSGRTAAWNGPSRNLLSTVTRGVRYTFSAWARTATGAGTAQLRMSVERRLGTTVNYEQVVNSTNVTESGWTQLTGSYTLANDADFFAVYVETVSGTASFHIDDFTLSYVPASPIQTNIPSLKTVFANDFPIGAAVGRSELLAEHGQLLAKHFNSLTPGNALKWDATEPTEGVFNYTDADAIVAFAKANGIKVRGHTFVWHQQTPAWVFNDASGQPMTATAANKTLLLSRLEAHIRAVGARYANDIYAWDVVNEVIDENQSDGLRRSTWYNITGLDYIRTAFRVARQVAPNAKLYINDYNTNVAAKRDKLYALVSQLKSEGVPVDGVGHQMHGNVDWPTGADVDAMIAKFIPLGVEQQITEMDTSIYTSSSESFTTAPAERLTRQAARYKAWFDVYRKYKANLTSVTLWGLADDNTWLDSYPVSRKDFPLLFDVSLQAKEAYWAIVGTASPSAPASPSASPSASPSPSRSASPSPSASPSASASPSPSTSTQPVGCRVKYTITNQWNTGFQGDVTITNAGSAPITGWTLRWTFANGQVVNQSWNGAYTQTGANVAVTNVSWNGTIAPLASQSFGFLSSWSGANAVPTSFTLNNTTCSAA, encoded by the coding sequence GTGCATCCACTGTCCTGGAAACGCCTGCACGCCGGTCTCGGCATGCTCGTGCTGGCCGCCGCGCTGCCCGCCGCGGTCATCGCCCTGTCCCCTGAACCGGTCCGCGCCGCGGACCCTGTCACCGTCCTGACCAGCGACTTCGAGGACGGCACGGCCCAGAGCTGGGCCATGCGCGGCACCGTCGAGGTCGTCGCGAACAGCACCGCGGCCGCGCACGGCGGCAGCCGCAGTCTGCTCACCAGCGGCCGCACCGCCGCATGGAACGGCCCGAGCCGCAACCTGCTGTCCACCGTCACCCGGGGGGTGCGCTACACGTTCTCGGCGTGGGCGCGGACCGCGACCGGGGCGGGCACCGCCCAGCTGCGTATGAGCGTGGAGCGGCGCCTGGGCACCACCGTCAACTACGAGCAGGTCGTCAACAGCACCAACGTGACCGAGTCGGGCTGGACCCAGCTGACCGGCTCGTACACGCTGGCCAACGACGCCGACTTCTTCGCCGTGTACGTCGAGACGGTCAGCGGCACGGCCTCCTTCCACATCGACGACTTCACCCTGTCGTACGTCCCGGCGAGCCCGATCCAGACGAACATCCCGTCGCTGAAGACGGTGTTCGCCAACGACTTCCCCATCGGGGCGGCCGTCGGGCGCTCGGAGCTGCTGGCCGAGCACGGACAGCTGCTGGCCAAGCACTTCAACTCGCTGACCCCGGGCAACGCCCTGAAGTGGGACGCGACCGAGCCCACCGAGGGCGTGTTCAACTACACCGACGCGGACGCGATCGTGGCGTTCGCGAAGGCCAACGGCATCAAGGTGCGCGGGCACACGTTCGTGTGGCACCAGCAGACGCCCGCCTGGGTGTTCAACGACGCCAGCGGCCAGCCGATGACCGCGACCGCGGCGAACAAGACGCTGCTGCTGTCGCGGCTGGAGGCGCACATCCGGGCGGTCGGCGCCCGCTACGCCAACGACATCTACGCCTGGGACGTCGTCAACGAGGTCATCGACGAGAACCAGTCCGACGGGCTGCGCCGCAGCACCTGGTACAACATCACCGGCCTGGACTACATCCGGACCGCGTTCCGGGTGGCGCGGCAGGTGGCGCCCAACGCGAAGCTGTACATCAACGACTACAACACCAACGTGGCCGCCAAGCGCGACAAGCTGTACGCCCTGGTCAGCCAGCTGAAGTCGGAGGGGGTGCCGGTCGACGGGGTCGGCCACCAGATGCACGGCAACGTCGACTGGCCGACCGGTGCCGACGTCGACGCGATGATCGCCAAGTTCATCCCGCTGGGGGTGGAGCAGCAGATCACCGAGATGGACACCAGCATCTACACCAGCTCGTCGGAGAGCTTCACCACCGCGCCCGCCGAGCGGCTGACCCGCCAGGCGGCCCGGTACAAGGCCTGGTTCGACGTGTACCGCAAGTACAAGGCGAACCTGACCTCGGTGACGCTGTGGGGGCTGGCCGACGACAACACGTGGCTGGACAGCTACCCGGTGAGCCGCAAGGACTTCCCGCTGCTGTTCGACGTGTCGTTGCAGGCCAAGGAGGCATACTGGGCGATCGTCGGCACGGCCTCACCGTCGGCCCCGGCTTCGCCGAGTGCGTCGCCCAGCGCGTCGCCGAGCCCGTCGCGCAGCGCCTCGCCCAGCCCCTCGGCGAGCCCGTCCGCGTCGGCCAGCCCGTCCCCGTCGACGAGCACGCAGCCGGTCGGGTGCCGGGTGAAGTACACGATCACCAACCAGTGGAACACCGGGTTCCAGGGTGACGTGACGATCACCAACGCCGGGTCGGCGCCGATCACCGGGTGGACCCTGCGCTGGACGTTCGCCAACGGCCAGGTGGTCAACCAGTCCTGGAACGGCGCCTACACCCAGACGGGGGCGAACGTGGCGGTGACCAACGTGAGCTGGAACGGCACGATCGCGCCGCTGGCCAGCCAGTCGTTCGGCTTCCTGAGCAGCTGGAGCGGCGCCAACGCGGTGCCGACGTCGTTCACCCTGAACAACACCACCTGCTCCGCGGCCTGA
- a CDS encoding DUF3592 domain-containing protein: MRGRIPLILVAGVLLLGLTSWWYVDRRLEAHRLRTTGVQTVGRFDWAGSKHEHLVVDYRVDGVGRRQGFECVRAVEDCPQGSTALWYDPARPDRFVTASGHTDYGLARTLVLPVAGAGILLTVVGLRIVWVSRRPAPERAPLGPRPGQAPAGTRRARRRRRSS; this comes from the coding sequence ATGCGGGGACGGATACCTCTGATCCTGGTCGCCGGTGTGCTGCTGCTCGGCTTGACGTCCTGGTGGTACGTCGACCGGCGGCTCGAAGCACACCGCCTGCGCACCACCGGAGTGCAGACGGTCGGCCGGTTCGACTGGGCGGGCTCCAAACACGAGCACCTGGTGGTCGACTACCGGGTCGACGGCGTGGGCAGGCGGCAGGGCTTCGAGTGCGTCAGGGCGGTCGAGGACTGCCCGCAGGGGTCGACCGCCCTCTGGTACGACCCTGCCCGGCCCGACCGTTTCGTCACCGCGTCCGGGCATACCGACTACGGCCTCGCCCGGACCCTGGTGCTGCCGGTGGCCGGAGCGGGCATCCTGCTGACCGTGGTGGGGCTGCGCATCGTCTGGGTGTCGCGGCGGCCGGCCCCGGAGCGTGCGCCCCTCGGCCCGCGACCGGGCCAGGCACCGGCCGGAACCAGGCGCGCCCGCAGGCGCCGGCGCTCCTCCTGA
- a CDS encoding glycoside hydrolase domain-containing protein yields MGRALARIGGVVTAAVLVVAAAATAAPAQQLGGRNAVTSNGNQVTVAAAAPLAVTAPQPGTYTGKGFETCAAPSQSNMNAWRTSSPYRAVGIYISGASRSCSQPNLTATWVANQVANGWHLMPIELGYQAPCGTRAPKMSADPTTARSQGRTAANSSVSAAQALGLGAGSTIFNDMEAYPTGASCKAAVLSFLSGWTERLHELGFVSGMYSSGNSGIKDVCAEYDNPAYTRVDQLWIAWWNGVADTDGGTYCPDAYWADHQRVHQYTGGGNETWGGVTMNIDHDYLDLVAPGSPQQWSVTVDNATAGGFTASANWGTSSYSPQRNGADYRFASPVSSSDVAWFQADLPTTGAYQISVWYPADPGYNNLAPYIVAATGGNQSVYVNQQANGGQWVNIGTFTLAAGAGNKVGVSRWTSGTGYVIADAVRITRV; encoded by the coding sequence ATGGGAAGGGCTTTGGCACGCATCGGAGGTGTGGTCACGGCGGCGGTGCTGGTCGTGGCCGCCGCCGCGACGGCCGCACCGGCACAGCAGCTCGGCGGCCGCAACGCCGTCACCAGCAACGGAAACCAGGTCACCGTGGCCGCTGCCGCGCCGCTGGCCGTCACCGCCCCGCAGCCGGGGACCTACACCGGCAAGGGCTTCGAGACCTGCGCCGCCCCGTCGCAGTCGAACATGAACGCCTGGCGCACCAGCTCGCCGTACCGGGCGGTCGGCATCTACATCAGCGGGGCCAGCCGCTCGTGCTCCCAGCCGAACCTCACCGCCACCTGGGTCGCCAACCAGGTCGCCAACGGCTGGCACCTGATGCCGATCGAACTGGGCTACCAGGCGCCGTGCGGCACCCGCGCCCCGAAGATGTCCGCTGACCCGACCACGGCCCGGTCGCAGGGCCGCACCGCGGCCAACAGCTCCGTCAGCGCGGCGCAGGCGCTGGGCCTCGGCGCCGGCAGCACCATCTTCAACGACATGGAGGCGTACCCGACGGGCGCCTCGTGCAAGGCGGCGGTGCTGTCGTTCCTGTCCGGCTGGACCGAGCGGCTGCACGAGCTGGGCTTCGTGTCCGGGATGTACTCCAGCGGCAACTCCGGCATCAAGGACGTGTGCGCCGAGTACGACAACCCCGCCTACACCCGGGTCGACCAGCTGTGGATCGCCTGGTGGAACGGGGTCGCCGACACCGACGGGGGCACCTACTGCCCGGACGCGTACTGGGCCGACCACCAGCGGGTGCACCAGTACACCGGCGGCGGCAACGAGACATGGGGCGGCGTGACGATGAACATCGACCACGACTACCTCGACCTGGTCGCCCCGGGCTCGCCGCAGCAGTGGAGCGTGACCGTCGACAACGCGACCGCGGGCGGCTTCACCGCCAGCGCCAACTGGGGCACCTCGTCCTACTCGCCGCAGCGCAACGGGGCCGACTACCGGTTCGCCTCGCCGGTGAGCTCCAGCGACGTCGCCTGGTTCCAGGCGGACCTGCCCACGACCGGCGCGTACCAGATCTCGGTGTGGTACCCGGCCGACCCCGGCTACAACAACCTCGCCCCGTACATCGTGGCCGCCACCGGCGGCAACCAGTCGGTGTACGTGAACCAGCAGGCCAACGGCGGCCAGTGGGTGAACATCGGGACGTTCACGCTGGCGGCCGGGGCGGGCAACAAGGTCGGCGTGAGCCGCTGGACCAGCGGCACCGGCTACGTCATCGCCGACGCGGTCCGCATCACCCGCGTCTGA
- a CDS encoding PP2C family protein-serine/threonine phosphatase yields MFRDAGRLLHSYERVDWAATPLGPPEQWGPTLRTALSITLNSRFPVTLLWGPQYVLLYNEAYVELIAGKHPAALGRPAEHVFPEAWDVIGPLLDSVREGGGPVLMQDVRLDLHRHGFLEECHFTFAYSAVRGAGGVIEGVIDITEEATGRVVTRRRLEALGRLAQTLAELDDVELLSERVAAALEPAAADVSDVRVHRLPDGHDGHDGHDGHDGHDGHDVKRDDLTVLRTADGPLVRVPLPAVGDPPVEFVLSACLSDALAVDDGYRTFLRLVGSTTAEAVARIAGHQAERRVAELERKMSETLQLSLLTEPAVDDRVEIAVRYRPAAERAHVGGDWYDSFALPDGQLTVAIGDVSGHDRRAAAEMAQIRNLLRGIAFTVQSPPSAILSALDRAMAVLGPRTMATVLLAQLEPVRDGVRVLRWANAGHPPPVLLLPSGQAHALAARPEPLVGFVSTVARHDHTVELPPGAALVLFTDGLVERRLPDRTHSPEHLLEAVTDRQDLSAEDLCDEILDRFGDRLEDDVALTVVRIAR; encoded by the coding sequence GTGTTCCGTGACGCCGGCCGTCTGCTCCACAGCTATGAGCGGGTCGACTGGGCGGCGACCCCGCTCGGACCACCGGAGCAGTGGGGCCCGACGCTGCGTACGGCGCTCAGCATCACCCTCAACAGCCGCTTCCCGGTGACCCTGCTCTGGGGGCCGCAGTACGTGCTGCTCTACAACGAGGCGTACGTCGAGCTGATCGCGGGCAAGCACCCGGCGGCGCTGGGCCGCCCCGCCGAGCACGTGTTCCCGGAGGCCTGGGATGTGATCGGCCCGCTGCTGGACTCCGTACGCGAGGGCGGCGGCCCGGTGCTGATGCAGGATGTGCGGCTGGACCTGCACCGGCACGGCTTCCTGGAGGAGTGCCACTTCACCTTCGCGTACTCGGCGGTGCGTGGGGCGGGCGGCGTGATCGAGGGCGTCATCGACATCACCGAGGAGGCGACGGGCCGGGTCGTGACCAGGCGCAGGCTGGAGGCTCTGGGCCGACTGGCACAGACGCTGGCCGAACTCGACGACGTGGAGCTGCTGTCGGAGCGGGTCGCGGCGGCGCTGGAACCCGCGGCGGCGGACGTGTCGGACGTGCGCGTCCACCGGCTGCCCGACGGCCACGACGGCCACGACGGCCACGACGGCCACGACGGCCACGACGGCCACGACGTCAAGCGTGACGACCTGACCGTCCTGCGTACTGCCGACGGGCCGCTGGTGCGGGTGCCGCTGCCCGCCGTCGGTGACCCGCCGGTGGAGTTCGTGCTTTCGGCGTGCCTGAGCGACGCGCTGGCGGTGGACGACGGCTACCGCACCTTTCTGCGGCTGGTGGGGTCCACCACCGCCGAGGCCGTCGCCCGCATCGCCGGGCACCAGGCCGAGCGGCGGGTCGCGGAGCTGGAGCGCAAGATGTCCGAGACGCTCCAGCTGAGCCTGCTGACCGAGCCGGCCGTGGACGACCGGGTGGAGATCGCCGTCCGCTACCGGCCCGCGGCCGAGCGGGCGCACGTCGGCGGTGACTGGTACGACTCGTTCGCCCTGCCCGACGGGCAGCTGACCGTGGCGATCGGCGACGTCAGCGGGCACGACCGGCGGGCGGCCGCCGAGATGGCGCAGATCCGCAACCTGCTGCGGGGTATCGCCTTCACGGTCCAGTCGCCGCCGTCGGCGATCCTGTCCGCGCTGGACCGGGCGATGGCCGTGCTCGGCCCCCGCACCATGGCCACCGTGCTGCTGGCCCAGCTGGAGCCGGTGCGGGACGGGGTCCGGGTGCTGCGCTGGGCCAACGCCGGGCACCCGCCCCCGGTGCTGCTGCTGCCCTCCGGGCAGGCCCACGCGCTGGCGGCGCGGCCGGAGCCGCTGGTGGGCTTCGTGAGCACCGTGGCCCGGCACGACCACACGGTCGAGCTGCCGCCGGGCGCGGCGCTCGTGCTGTTCACCGACGGTCTGGTGGAGCGCCGCCTACCCGACCGCACCCACTCGCCGGAGCACCTGCTGGAAGCGGTCACCGATCGCCAGGACCTGTCCGCCGAGGACCTCTGCGACGAGATCCTGGACCGGTTCGGCGACCGGCTCGAAGACGACGTGGCCCTGACCGTCGTCCGTATCGCCCGGTGA
- a CDS encoding TetR/AcrR family transcriptional regulator, translating into MPRADTRARVLRAAVTTLAAEGYGRTTARAIARTGGFAPGVIYYHFADLDDLLVATAQFTSDARLARYRAELAGAASFADVLERLRRLYAEDGAEGHIAAVQELVAAANSNPRLAEQVRVQTAVWQDFAADTIEGLLAGTPLAEVIPVRELATAAVAMYLGMELLSHLHANRLGPEALFDASQRFAPLLDSLRPDTDS; encoded by the coding sequence GTGCCCCGCGCCGACACCCGCGCCCGTGTCCTGCGGGCGGCCGTCACCACCCTGGCCGCCGAGGGATACGGGCGCACCACCGCCCGCGCGATCGCCCGCACCGGCGGGTTCGCGCCCGGCGTCATCTACTACCACTTCGCCGACCTCGACGACCTGCTCGTGGCGACCGCCCAGTTCACCAGCGACGCCCGGCTGGCCCGCTACCGGGCCGAGCTGGCCGGGGCGGCCTCCTTCGCCGACGTGCTGGAACGCCTGCGGCGGCTGTACGCCGAGGACGGCGCCGAGGGGCACATCGCGGCGGTGCAGGAGCTGGTCGCGGCCGCCAACAGCAACCCGCGGCTGGCCGAGCAGGTGCGCGTCCAGACCGCGGTCTGGCAGGACTTCGCCGCCGACACCATCGAGGGCCTGCTGGCGGGGACGCCGCTGGCCGAGGTGATTCCGGTGCGAGAGCTCGCCACGGCCGCGGTCGCCATGTACCTGGGCATGGAACTGCTGTCGCACCTGCACGCCAACCGGCTCGGCCCCGAGGCCCTGTTCGACGCGTCTCAGCGGTTCGCCCCGCTGCTGGACAGCCTGCGCCCCGATACCGACTCCTAG